A stretch of the Osmerus mordax isolate fOsmMor3 chromosome 12, fOsmMor3.pri, whole genome shotgun sequence genome encodes the following:
- the LOC136954582 gene encoding somatostatin receptor type 5-like, with amino-acid sequence MNVFIGIPTNCYVILLIGREGSGTVASDFFALNLSVAEILFFPSMMLEWLLTTFLGLDTKYIRGFALGLIYAGRPVFQSCICLERYLAVVHPLVFLRYKPFRYKVSCSGLAWVLVLGVCSTVASVSDDLRVYYYCLLSFFLVWMSVKTFCCLAVLKALKRPGPGDGDKEKDGTNSMKTKAFRIILIILLTMMVNYLPTILIIPLIDFLPNPQYKLATTVTFSMIVATGFVQPLLYLHRAGKLPCVKRP; translated from the coding sequence ATGAACGTTTTCATTGGGATTCCCACCAACTGCTATGTGATCTTGCTGATAGGTCGAGAAGGCAGTGGAACGGTAGCGTCAGACTTCTTTGCTCTCAACCTCAGTGTAGCCGAGATCTTATTTTTCCCAAGCATGATGTTGGAATGGTTACTCACAACTTTTTTAGGGCTTGATACCAAATATATCCGTGGATTTGCTCTCGGCCTTATTTATGCTGGTCGTCCCGTGTTTCAGAGCTGCATCTGCCTGGAGCGCTACCTAGCGGTGGTCCACCCTCTGGTGTTCCTCAGGTACAAACCCTTCAGGTACAAGGTGTCTTGTtctgggctggcctgggtccTGGTGCTAGGGGTTTGCTCCACCGTTGCTTCCGTTAGCGACGACCTACGTGTTTACTACTATTGTTTGTTGAGCTTTTTTCTTGTTTGGATGTCTGTGAAGACGTTCTGTTGCCTGGCCGTTTTAAAGGCTCTGAAACGTCCAGGTCCAGGGGACGGCGACAAGGAGAAAGATGGAACAAACAGCATGAAGACGAAAGCCTTCCGGATCATTCTGATTATCCTGTTGACTATGATGGTTAACTACCTTCCTACTATACTAATCATCCCATTGATCGACTTTCTACCAAATCCACAATATAAACTTGCCACAACTGTCACTTTCTCCATGATAGTGGCTACTGGGTTTGTGCAACCTTTGTTGTACCTTCACAGAGCTGGGAAGCTGCCCTGTGTCAAGCGTCCGTGA